A genomic window from Fibrobacter sp. UWH4 includes:
- a CDS encoding AAA family ATPase has product MQFVQREKEKKNLIDAYQAMRQSGRQQLRFVIGEAGSGKTVLINQFLDEISATTDQTLIVSSSCSVQSDYNIPYQPFKELLKQLLKDVDEEDSKKEKFKEVFRFCAKTVFEHAPDLLGNFIPGTAIISAIGQNLFQDKDKEPAHSIDESKIVVQYVDAVCSIAEKYRLALIVDNLQWIDP; this is encoded by the coding sequence ATGCAATTTGTACAACGTGAAAAAGAAAAAAAGAACCTGATAGATGCATATCAGGCCATGCGTCAGTCCGGCCGCCAACAACTGAGATTCGTCATAGGCGAAGCTGGATCTGGGAAAACAGTCCTGATAAACCAATTCCTCGATGAAATTTCCGCTACCACAGACCAGACGCTTATTGTTTCAAGTAGCTGTAGTGTACAGTCCGACTACAATATACCCTACCAGCCGTTCAAGGAACTGCTCAAGCAGTTGCTGAAAGATGTCGACGAAGAAGATTCCAAAAAAGAAAAGTTCAAGGAAGTTTTCCGTTTCTGCGCCAAGACGGTATTTGAGCATGCTCCCGACTTGTTGGGGAACTTCATTCCTGGAACGGCAATCATTTCTGCGATAGGCCAGAACCTTTTCCAGGATAAAGACAAAGAGCCCGCGCACTCCATAGACGAGTCAAAAATTGTCGTGCAATATGTTGATGCCGTATGCTCCATTGCCGAGAAATACCGTTTGGCATTGATAGTGGACAATCTTCAATGGATAGACCCGTGA
- a CDS encoding ATP-binding protein, with the protein MEDTLKNEIDWCRQIIDLRFEQYFCAEDDERKLLDVHLCTPPEPDTDSPYGESILRLQLSFDERLILTLALLPHLCPQALDSFFLNNKVLGRPYTEFGGWHGKSHSGFLPTCETALFLLAGDNLALRLQIMRLFENDQKLVSSRLLQLEYGEPGEPKNSAALRLSSEYLEYLTTGVQNKPDYSLHFPAKRITSRLEWEDLVLADTTRREINQLITWINHSEEILDGFGLRKNLKNGYRVLFYGPPGTGKTLTATLIGKKLGMDVYRVDLSQVVSKYIGETEKNLSNIFDQAESRNWILFFDEADSLFGARTQTNNSNDRAANQEISYLLQRVEDFPGIVILASNLKSNIDEAFSRRFQSSVYFSMPDTDERLTLWKNIFEKTPVENREEIFEYFAEKYELAGGALTNVARYAAISAIMDKHEVINKLDLQQAISRELLKEGKIA; encoded by the coding sequence ATGGAAGACACCCTGAAAAACGAAATCGACTGGTGCCGTCAAATCATCGATTTGCGATTCGAACAGTATTTCTGCGCCGAAGACGACGAGCGTAAATTGCTGGATGTACACCTCTGCACACCACCGGAACCCGACACAGATTCTCCCTACGGCGAATCCATTTTACGCCTGCAGCTCAGTTTTGACGAACGCCTAATTCTAACGCTTGCGCTACTCCCCCACCTGTGTCCACAGGCACTCGACTCCTTTTTCTTGAACAACAAGGTACTTGGCAGGCCTTACACGGAATTCGGCGGATGGCACGGCAAAAGCCATTCGGGATTCCTGCCCACTTGCGAAACGGCGTTATTCTTACTCGCCGGAGACAATCTTGCGTTAAGGCTCCAGATCATGAGGCTTTTCGAAAACGACCAAAAACTTGTGTCGAGTCGACTTTTGCAACTGGAATACGGCGAACCCGGAGAACCCAAGAATTCAGCGGCATTGCGTCTATCTTCGGAATACCTAGAATACTTGACCACCGGTGTACAGAATAAGCCTGACTATAGCCTACATTTTCCAGCAAAGCGCATTACCTCTCGCCTAGAATGGGAAGACCTCGTTCTCGCCGATACAACTAGGCGCGAAATAAACCAACTAATCACCTGGATAAACCACTCCGAAGAAATTTTAGACGGTTTTGGGCTCCGCAAGAACCTCAAAAACGGCTACCGTGTACTCTTTTACGGGCCTCCGGGTACAGGCAAGACGCTGACAGCAACACTTATCGGGAAAAAACTAGGCATGGATGTCTACCGGGTAGACCTGTCGCAAGTTGTATCTAAATACATCGGCGAAACCGAAAAGAACCTCTCCAACATTTTCGACCAAGCCGAAAGCCGCAACTGGATTTTATTCTTTGACGAAGCGGATTCACTCTTTGGCGCAAGGACGCAGACCAACAACTCAAACGATCGCGCAGCCAACCAAGAAATTTCATACCTATTGCAACGAGTCGAAGATTTCCCGGGCATTGTCATATTGGCGAGCAACCTCAAATCTAACATCGACGAAGCCTTTTCTCGAAGGTTCCAGAGTTCGGTCTATTTCTCTATGCCCGATACAGATGAGCGTTTGACTTTGTGGAAAAATATCTTCGAAAAGACCCCGGTCGAAAACCGTGAAGAAATTTTCGAGTATTTTGCCGAGAAATATGAATTGGCCGGAGGCGCATTGACAAATGTAGCCCGATATGCGGCTATTTCAGCCATTATGGACAAACACGAAGTTATAAACAAATTAGATTTACAACAAGCTATTTCTAGAGAATTGCTTAAAGAAGGAAAAATTGCATGA
- a CDS encoding contractile injection system tape measure protein — MAVTGINRIDELTLNLTCPNRIQASVIESKLYDFARNDLMESLDKVMKSFAPEDDIILDRIAIDLGTVPAEDSLKHILQNLSDELEHALRAQLLEKQCEPVAKILQESCSRRLSLEKSAILEKEINNQISEWSREHSDEKFDPLRIAEVILKRIQSQAPGLDIRQIACSVFEQLKKLGEKKKPTPTTRIPLAGDCGIVLLAPYIPMLLDKAGCTANKAFKDDSSRALAVSLLNYTVYGSYTVPPTEISIAQILCGLDPAIGPVEECELSEEQKTLANSLLAGVIANWNAIGHSTPDGLRASFLIRQGTLNDSEEGPLLTVENSAYDILLDKLPWGYSTVKLPWMKTPLHVKWR; from the coding sequence ATGGCTGTAACAGGAATCAACCGAATAGACGAATTGACATTGAATCTGACATGCCCCAACCGCATACAGGCTTCCGTTATCGAAAGCAAACTCTACGATTTTGCGCGGAACGATTTAATGGAATCGCTTGACAAAGTAATGAAATCGTTCGCCCCCGAAGATGACATCATTTTAGACAGGATTGCCATCGACCTCGGGACCGTTCCAGCAGAAGATTCTCTAAAGCACATTCTCCAGAACTTATCAGACGAACTGGAACACGCCTTGCGCGCTCAACTACTCGAAAAACAATGCGAACCTGTCGCAAAAATTTTGCAGGAATCGTGCAGCCGTCGACTTTCGCTAGAAAAATCGGCAATACTCGAAAAAGAAATTAACAATCAAATTTCTGAATGGAGCCGAGAACACTCCGACGAAAAATTTGACCCGCTGCGTATTGCAGAAGTCATCTTAAAGCGCATCCAATCGCAAGCCCCAGGCCTAGACATCCGTCAAATCGCCTGTAGCGTTTTCGAACAGCTTAAGAAATTAGGCGAAAAGAAAAAGCCAACTCCCACAACGCGCATTCCGCTTGCAGGAGACTGCGGCATCGTATTGCTTGCACCTTACATTCCGATGCTTCTTGACAAGGCCGGCTGCACGGCCAACAAGGCTTTCAAAGACGATTCCAGCAGAGCTCTCGCTGTTTCGTTACTGAACTACACTGTTTACGGTTCCTACACGGTTCCCCCAACCGAGATATCGATTGCACAAATACTTTGTGGACTCGATCCCGCCATCGGTCCCGTAGAAGAATGCGAACTTTCTGAAGAGCAAAAAACACTGGCCAACAGCCTGCTGGCGGGCGTCATCGCAAATTGGAACGCTATAGGCCACTCGACTCCCGACGGACTACGCGCCTCGTTCCTCATCCGCCAAGGCACCCTAAACGACAGCGAAGAAGGCCCCCTGCTTACGGTAGAAAATTCGGCATACGATATTCTGCTTGACAAATTGCCATGGGGTTACTCCACCGTAAAGCTCCCCTGGATGAAAACACCGTTACATGTAAAATGGCGCTAG